Genomic DNA from bacterium:
ACTACCACGTCGGCTGCAAGGCCGATCTTTTCCGCCTCGTGCTCGAAGACTTCTATCGGGAGGAGATGGAGGTTCTCAAGGAACAGCTCCAGGTGCTCGAGGAGCCGGAGATCATCGAGGTCGGACAGGTCGTCCATGTCCTGAAAGGCATGGCCAACGCGATGATCGACCTGATGGTCCTTCGCCCCGAGCGACCACGACTCTACCTGCGACGTTGGCTCGATCCCGCGGACGAGATCCGATCCCTCGAGATCAGGACTTCCCTGGAGATCCATGCTCCCCTACGCGCCCTCCTCGAAGATGCCCAGAAGAAGGGCATCGTGGATCCGGCTCTTCCGGCGACGACATTTCTGCGAAGCTTCATGTGGATGATCTTCGGCTACTTCGCCACGGGCCCGATCGATTGGGAACGTTGGTTCTCGGATCCTCTGGAGCCTTCGCACCTGGAAGATCTGCGCCTGCTCGTCGAGCACTTCATCCAACACAGCCTCGAGCAACCGTGGCCGACCCCCTTCACTCGAGACCGCGCAGGAAGCGAATGACCGCGGCCCGATCCAGGAAACGTCGGCGACTTGACCACCGCTCTGGTTCGAACCCCCTGTCGAGCTGCGAACCCCGGCGAAGTGGCATCATCAAGGCTAACAACTCTGCCGTGCGGATCGATTGACGTAGAACCAGACACATCGCCCGCGAACTCCGGAGGATCTCATGCCGACCGAATTTGCTAGTCAAGCCCTCGATCGGTTGCGCGATGGCAGCCATTTCGAGTGGTACGTGATTCCGATTCTCGTCCTCGTGTTCTACGTCTACTCCGTCGAGGTCGAGCGCCGGAACTGGAACGTCCTCTTCGCGGGGCTCGCGTTCTGGGGGATGGATTGGTTCAACGAGATCTGGAACGGGCTCGTCTTCCACTTCACGCAATTCGCGCCCATGTGGGCCACCCCCGGCGACAGCGCCTTCGTGATCTTGATCGGCCTCAACATCGAGATCTGCCTGATGTTCGCGATCATGGGAATCTACGGCGCAAAGCTGCTGCCGAAAGACAAGTCGGTCAAGATCCTCGGTATTCCCAATCGGCTCTTCCTGGCAGCCGTGAATTCATTTCTCTGCGTGGTCGTCGAGATCTTCCTGAACGCCGTCGATGCATTGACGTGGGATTGGAGTGGGTGGAGTGCGCACAGCCCCATTCCCATATTCTTGTTTGGCTACCTGCATTTCTACCTCATCGCCTATTGGGTTCACGATATGCGAGACGTCCGCCGACAGGCCAAGACCGTCGGCGCGATCTTCGCGTTCGACGCTCTCTGCCTCCTGGTATTCGGAGCCTGGCTGGGCTGGATTTGATTCCGCGGTCAGCAGGAGCGACATCGCGACCATCGCACCACGTTCGGAAAGGGAATCGGAGATGATCGAAGAACGTGATGAGTGGCTGCACGAGGTCGGGCCCGACCCCGCCTGGCAGGAAAGCTTCTACTTCAACTGGGCAGATCCCGAGCACCGGAGTTTCACACTCGCGCGCACCGGATACCGCTTCCATGCCCGCAAAACCGACGGCCTGGCGATCTCGTTGAGGGACGGCAAACTGGAGCTCTTCTACGGGCCCTCCGATCTCGATCACGAAGGAGATTGTCGCGAAGAGGATCCGGGCCGAGGCATGCGAGCCGGTGATCTCGTCGTCACGATGCTCGAGCCGTTGCGAAGCTGGCGGCTGCAGATCGAAGGAGAGCGGGGAATGGACGTGATCTTCGAAGCTCACACCCCCGCCTTCGACTACGGTGCCCATGGGGCGAAGCTGGCCCGGACGATGACCGGCGCACACTTCGAGCAGTCGGGGCGCGTGACGGGCTGGACGCATTTCGGTTCGGAACGCCACGAGATCAATGCTCTCGGCCAGCGCGACAAGTCATGGGGTGTACGCAATTGGGAGCAACTGGAGGGCTGGGAATGGCTCGCGGGGCAGATCGGTCCCGATTGGAGCTTCAACCTCATGCAGACGATTGAAAACGGTGAGCGGCTCGACAATGGTTTCGTGTTCCGGGACGGTGCCAACCATCCGATCGAGCGTGCCCGCATCCAGTACTCGTGGGGCCGCCGGGAACATCAGACGCGACGAGCCGAGATCGAGCTGATCGAATCGAGCGGTCGGACCCACCGCCTTCACGCTGAAGCCCTGGGTGCCTTTCCGATCCTGCGCGATCAGGTCTGGATCGAGGAGACCCACGTGGCGTACACGCTCCACGCGGAGGGAGAAGAGCGGCGCGGCCAGGGTGTGGTGGAACACGTCTGGCGCGCGACACGGGGACAGATCATTGCCCGTGGCGGCAGGCTGGCGAAGATCCTTCCCGCATTGCGTCGATGAGGTGTCCAGGTGAACCGCACACGTTCCCGGGGGTAGCGTCTCTCTTCACCGCCTTACCTGACTTGTGGCAGACTGGGTCGGCACAGCGAGAGGGAAGCCATGATTCGCGTCTTCGGCTCACGGATCTCCTACTACACGGGCAAACTCGAGACGTATCTCCGCTTCCGGTCGCTCGAGTACCAACTCCTTCCGACGGTCGGGAATGAACCCGAACTTCTCGCCGGGGCTGGTGTAGTCCAGATGCCCGTCCTCCAACTCGAGGACGGGCGCTGGCTCTCGGATTCGACACCCGTGCTGGCGTGGTTCGAAACCCAACAGGAAGCGCCATCGATCTACCCGAGTGACCCGGCGATGCGTTTCATCGCCCTCCTATTGGAGGACTACGCGGACGAATGGCTCTGGCGTCCTGCGATGCACTATCGCTGGAGCTACGTCCAGGATCACCAGTACGCGAGCGGCGTGCTGGCCGACGAACTCACCACCCAC
This window encodes:
- a CDS encoding TetR/AcrR family transcriptional regulator, whose amino-acid sequence is MGRPRDPASRERILAVAARLFAERGFEGTTTRAIAAEVGANIATVHYHVGCKADLFRLVLEDFYREEMEVLKEQLQVLEEPEIIEVGQVVHVLKGMANAMIDLMVLRPERPRLYLRRWLDPADEIRSLEIRTSLEIHAPLRALLEDAQKKGIVDPALPATTFLRSFMWMIFGYFATGPIDWERWFSDPLEPSHLEDLRLLVEHFIQHSLEQPWPTPFTRDRAGSE